In Spirochaeta thermophila DSM 6578, the following proteins share a genomic window:
- a CDS encoding ATP-binding response regulator, giving the protein MEGVTILVVEDEAVIALQVREELERLGISGVHTAYSGEEAVRLAKQVLPDILIMDINLGAGIDGIEVARRLQEERFVPVIYLTAYSEPGLLMRAEETFPYAYILKPFHPHQLKVAVRMALSKYKKDRELFETRVWMKALLQNLHVPFVVVDVERRIRYVSSGAEGFLLSQAKRIQGLPFSKAVPLFEETEDILHEPPFKEIIESKTRHRTRAVLLREDARRVSVILDIAPFYSDRDEALGCLVFFQEEGGDEHPEPGGVPARPLLGSKKSLSSFLEVEIIRLLLEHERSSSQEERAFLEGQRLAFETVLRYYTGKDVSLFN; this is encoded by the coding sequence ATGGAAGGTGTGACGATTCTCGTGGTGGAGGACGAGGCGGTCATCGCCCTTCAGGTGAGAGAGGAGCTCGAGAGGCTCGGTATCTCCGGTGTCCATACCGCCTATTCGGGGGAGGAGGCGGTCCGGCTCGCGAAACAGGTGCTTCCCGATATCCTGATCATGGATATCAACCTTGGGGCAGGGATCGACGGGATCGAAGTGGCTCGGAGACTCCAGGAGGAGCGGTTCGTCCCCGTCATCTATCTGACGGCGTATTCCGAGCCGGGCCTCCTCATGCGTGCGGAAGAGACCTTTCCCTATGCCTATATACTCAAACCCTTTCATCCCCATCAGTTGAAGGTGGCGGTGAGGATGGCTCTCTCGAAGTACAAGAAGGACAGAGAGCTCTTTGAGACGAGGGTGTGGATGAAGGCACTCCTTCAGAATCTGCACGTGCCGTTCGTGGTCGTGGACGTGGAGCGAAGGATCCGATATGTGAGTTCAGGGGCGGAGGGTTTCCTCCTCAGCCAGGCGAAAAGGATCCAGGGTCTTCCTTTCAGCAAGGCGGTCCCCCTGTTCGAGGAGACAGAGGACATCCTCCATGAGCCCCCCTTCAAGGAGATCATTGAGTCGAAGACCCGCCATAGGACTCGTGCGGTACTGCTCCGAGAGGATGCACGGAGGGTCTCTGTGATCCTCGACATTGCTCCCTTTTACAGTGACAGGGATGAGGCTCTTGGATGTCTGGTCTTCTTCCAGGAGGAGGGAGGCGACGAACATCCTGAGCCGGGAGGAGTCCCGGCGAGACCTCTCCTGGGAAGCAAGAAGAGCCTCTCCTCCTTTCTCGAGGTGGAGATCATCCGCCTCCTCCTCGAGCACGAACGATCCTCGTCCCAGGAGGAGCGGGCCTTCCTGGAGGGACAACGGCTAGCCTTCGAGACCGTCCTTCGTTACTATACAGGAAAGGATGTCTCGCTCTTCAACTGA
- a CDS encoding YdcF family protein gives MCVVPFLGVLLYVGFVLIPFALRMPLRLEDFAVTARVEAPQAVVALEGEIIRRFKKGVEIAEKEGISLVFIPCVLLEDNREYLEDVSASNPPFSIVIGAEGSASTYEDARITKSFLSERGLSKILIVTDWYHAWRTLLVFERVLGKEVEIGLELSSVPPTDDTVRWYGVLWKERVKALAFHLSPFLYRLWEEDSP, from the coding sequence ATGTGTGTGGTTCCCTTCCTGGGTGTGCTCCTGTATGTAGGGTTCGTGCTCATCCCCTTTGCTCTGAGGATGCCTCTCCGTCTCGAAGATTTCGCGGTGACGGCCAGGGTAGAAGCCCCTCAGGCGGTGGTGGCGCTCGAGGGAGAGATCATACGGAGGTTCAAGAAGGGGGTCGAGATCGCCGAAAAAGAGGGGATTTCCCTGGTCTTCATTCCCTGCGTACTTCTGGAAGACAATCGCGAATATCTAGAGGATGTCTCCGCCTCGAATCCTCCCTTCTCGATCGTGATAGGTGCGGAGGGTTCTGCCTCTACCTATGAGGACGCGAGGATCACCAAGTCCTTCCTCTCGGAGAGAGGTCTTTCAAAGATCCTCATCGTGACCGACTGGTATCACGCCTGGAGGACGCTCCTCGTGTTTGAGAGGGTTCTGGGCAAGGAGGTGGAGATCGGACTCGAACTTTCTTCAGTGCCCCCGACAGACGATACGGTGCGGTGGTATGGAGTCCTCTGGAAGGAGAGGGTGAAGGCCCTGGCTTTTCATCTATCCCCCTTTTTGTATAGGCTGTGGGAGGAGGATTCTCCATGA
- a CDS encoding alpha-amylase family glycosyl hydrolase, translating into MKRLPLWFFHLSVGYQRPVRSLRDVPEEELERISSRGITFLWLIGVWERSKASKRLKELMGKKDVLGSAYAITAYRVDPSAGTRGDLLSFRRRLHRYGVGLMVDVVPNHTAIDSDWVYAHPDWFISTRESPFPWYRFSGENLSSHPHIEIRVEDGYYTRKDAAVVFERRDSRTGEVRYLYHGNDNQSVPWNDTAQLDYTRRDLREEMLRTIRRVGEAADGIRFDAAMLLMRDQYRRLWFPAPGEGTMVPSRERFSLGDEEFSALYPREFWDEVEEVCLDLPHLFTVAEVFWGLQDACASRFFFDAVYDASFATHVAKEENSRFQDRLRDLARRPERAGRMLFYLSSPDDLPPLMRYDPLRKYQGAVVFLTTLPGSILFTHGQWEGFREKYEMDGKSPGWEEGAELEAWHDETITPLLKERELFARPERWEVCRFSTEGRFVEDVFSFFSQRGGRRHLVCYNNSASPRNGVVLKEGGWRPPSGGGRRLSWYDRISGRRGGGDLHVVEREGLPLALAPYQAVVLELSYE; encoded by the coding sequence GTGAAGCGTCTTCCCCTGTGGTTCTTCCATCTCTCGGTCGGGTACCAGAGACCAGTTCGATCCCTGCGGGACGTGCCCGAGGAGGAGCTGGAGCGTATCTCGTCGAGGGGGATCACATTCCTCTGGCTCATAGGCGTATGGGAGCGAAGCAAGGCTTCGAAGCGACTCAAGGAGCTCATGGGGAAGAAGGATGTGCTGGGATCGGCCTATGCGATCACCGCGTACCGTGTGGATCCTTCGGCAGGCACCCGGGGGGATCTCCTCTCTTTCAGGAGGCGTCTCCATCGGTACGGGGTCGGGCTCATGGTGGACGTGGTACCCAACCACACCGCCATCGATAGTGACTGGGTGTACGCGCATCCCGACTGGTTCATCTCCACGAGAGAATCGCCCTTCCCCTGGTATCGATTTTCGGGTGAGAACCTCTCCAGCCACCCTCACATAGAGATCAGGGTAGAGGATGGGTACTACACCCGAAAGGATGCGGCGGTGGTCTTCGAAAGACGTGACAGCCGCACGGGGGAGGTGCGATACCTCTATCACGGGAACGACAACCAGTCGGTGCCGTGGAACGATACGGCGCAACTCGACTACACCAGGCGAGATCTTCGAGAGGAGATGCTCAGGACCATTCGAAGGGTGGGAGAGGCGGCCGACGGGATACGTTTCGACGCTGCGATGCTCCTCATGAGAGACCAGTACCGGAGGCTCTGGTTTCCCGCCCCGGGTGAAGGCACCATGGTTCCCTCGAGGGAACGCTTCTCACTCGGGGATGAGGAGTTCTCGGCCCTCTACCCGCGTGAGTTCTGGGATGAGGTGGAGGAGGTGTGTCTCGATCTTCCCCATCTTTTCACCGTGGCCGAAGTCTTCTGGGGACTCCAGGACGCGTGTGCCTCCCGGTTCTTCTTCGATGCAGTGTACGACGCCTCGTTTGCGACGCACGTGGCCAAGGAGGAGAATTCCCGGTTTCAGGATCGATTGAGGGATCTCGCCCGACGGCCGGAACGGGCGGGCAGGATGCTCTTCTATCTCTCCAGCCCTGACGACCTTCCTCCTCTCATGAGATACGATCCCCTCAGGAAGTATCAGGGTGCGGTCGTCTTCCTGACCACCCTTCCGGGGAGTATCCTCTTCACACATGGCCAGTGGGAGGGTTTCAGAGAGAAGTATGAGATGGATGGGAAGAGTCCGGGGTGGGAGGAGGGTGCGGAGCTCGAAGCCTGGCACGATGAGACGATAACTCCTCTTCTGAAGGAGAGGGAGCTTTTCGCCCGTCCTGAGCGATGGGAAGTGTGCCGGTTCTCGACGGAGGGACGCTTCGTCGAGGATGTCTTCTCCTTTTTCTCGCAGAGAGGAGGGAGGCGACACCTCGTCTGCTACAACAATTCTGCTTCTCCCAGGAATGGGGTGGTCCTGAAGGAGGGGGGATGGAGGCCTCCTTCGGGAGGGGGACGCAGGCTGTCCTGGTACGACCGGATCAGCGGGCGGCGTGGGGGCGGGGATCTGCACGTGGTGGAGAGAGAGGGGCTTCCTCTCGCGCTTGCTCCCTACCAGGCGGTGGTGCTGGAACTCTCCTACGAGTAG
- the dgcA gene encoding diguanylate cyclase DgcA: MEDSELTKEQLALYQKQLFDLRQLIEISKGLNTNLELETLIDSILYVCMGQLRVVKVGIFVRRGVGEHDFVLHRNYFGFDLVHDVEYRIPGEHPIISLLEKTSQPLTLEEMGRVISREEMERLPFYSLSIDLVVPLVAKGVLYGILILGDRIDGEPISQYEKRYLMDLAGIASIALHNAFLYEMAVTDFLTHLKLRNYFDSMLADLMLVVEREQTPLSLIMADLDHFKRLNDTYGHLAGDKVLQEIARVIHFHTRKNDIAARYGGEEFAVLLPHTPLEAAVGIADRIRIAVEHLEIPYGGAVMHITISLGVAQYDPRRDATPEDFIERADKALYMAKEKGRNRVCV, encoded by the coding sequence ATGGAAGACTCCGAACTCACGAAAGAGCAGCTCGCGCTGTATCAGAAGCAGCTGTTTGATCTCAGACAGCTCATCGAGATAAGCAAAGGTCTCAACACCAACCTCGAACTGGAAACGCTCATCGACAGCATCCTCTATGTCTGTATGGGGCAGCTCAGGGTGGTGAAAGTGGGCATCTTCGTGAGGCGGGGAGTGGGGGAGCACGACTTCGTCCTTCACAGGAACTACTTCGGTTTCGATCTCGTCCATGACGTGGAGTACCGGATTCCCGGAGAACATCCGATCATCTCTCTTCTCGAGAAGACCTCACAGCCTCTCACCCTTGAAGAGATGGGCAGGGTGATCTCCAGGGAGGAGATGGAACGGTTGCCGTTCTATTCCCTCTCTATCGATCTGGTGGTTCCCCTCGTGGCCAAAGGGGTGCTCTATGGGATCCTCATCCTGGGAGACAGGATCGACGGGGAACCCATCAGCCAGTACGAGAAGCGATACCTCATGGATCTGGCGGGTATCGCGAGTATCGCACTTCACAATGCCTTTCTTTACGAAATGGCGGTCACCGATTTCCTCACTCATCTCAAGCTGAGGAACTACTTCGATTCCATGCTCGCGGATCTCATGCTGGTGGTGGAACGCGAACAGACTCCGCTCTCCCTCATCATGGCCGACCTCGATCACTTCAAGCGACTCAACGATACGTACGGCCATCTCGCCGGGGACAAGGTACTCCAGGAGATCGCCCGTGTGATCCATTTTCATACGAGGAAAAACGACATCGCGGCCAGATACGGAGGCGAGGAGTTTGCGGTGCTCCTTCCCCATACGCCGCTCGAGGCGGCGGTGGGCATCGCCGACCGGATCCGGATCGCGGTGGAACACCTCGAGATCCCTTATGGTGGCGCCGTCATGCATATCACCATCTCGCTCGGCGTGGCGCAGTACGATCCCCGACGGGACGCCACTCCCGAGGATTTCATAGAGCGTGCCGACAAGGCCCTCTATATGGCAAAGGAGAAGGGAAGGAACAGGGTCTGTGTGTGA
- a CDS encoding NAD+ synthase, whose amino-acid sequence MRIGLAQINPVIGDFSGNVKKICSFAMEAYRQKADLVIFPELALCGYPPMDLLEHPSFVQENLRALRTLQHELPPELGVVVGYVEKNKSAAGKPLHNTAALIHQRRILLRQHKTLLPTYDVFDEARYFEPASERIVVPFKRRRLGIAICEDMWGETEPQPGLRYPIDPIQDLLDQGAEIILIPSASPYYMEKVLLRAKIMELIGKGSGVPLVYVNMVGANDSLIFDGQSLVTDREGRLVFRAPAFEEGLFLIDTEALPAPLPPLEVSRLEEVRGALHLGIRDYLTKTGFDRVHLGLSGGIDSALVATLAVEALGPERVSAFLMPSQFSSEGSVHDAMALAGNLGIQAHTLPIRAVFDTFLSTLEPVFQGLPWDITEENIQARIRGTILMAYSNKMRSLVLTTGNKSELAVGYCTIYGDTAGALAVIGDLFKTQVYALARHIREDTGVIPEEILTKPPSAELRPNQTDQDSLPPYEVLDQILELYLLRNLTAEDIIARGFDPDLVRHVLLMVVRAEHKRRQTPPVLKISPRAFGTGRRIPIARAPYEPYS is encoded by the coding sequence ATGAGGATCGGACTTGCCCAGATAAACCCGGTGATAGGCGATTTCTCCGGCAACGTGAAGAAGATATGCTCTTTCGCCATGGAGGCCTACCGACAAAAGGCGGATCTCGTGATCTTTCCGGAACTCGCCCTCTGTGGCTATCCCCCCATGGACCTCCTCGAGCATCCCTCCTTCGTCCAGGAGAATCTCAGGGCCCTCAGGACCCTTCAACACGAACTCCCCCCCGAGCTGGGGGTGGTGGTGGGCTATGTGGAAAAGAACAAGTCCGCCGCAGGGAAACCCCTCCACAACACAGCTGCGCTCATCCATCAGAGACGGATCCTCCTGCGCCAGCACAAGACCCTCCTCCCGACGTACGATGTGTTCGACGAGGCCCGCTACTTCGAACCAGCGTCCGAGCGAATCGTGGTCCCGTTCAAACGGCGGCGGCTGGGAATCGCGATCTGCGAGGACATGTGGGGCGAAACAGAACCGCAACCGGGCCTGAGATACCCGATCGACCCCATACAGGACCTCCTCGACCAGGGAGCCGAGATCATCCTCATACCCTCCGCCTCCCCATACTACATGGAAAAGGTCCTCCTACGAGCAAAGATCATGGAACTCATAGGAAAAGGATCAGGGGTCCCCCTCGTCTACGTCAATATGGTGGGAGCGAACGACAGCCTCATCTTCGACGGACAATCACTGGTGACCGACCGGGAGGGAAGGCTCGTCTTCAGGGCCCCGGCCTTCGAGGAGGGACTCTTCCTCATCGATACCGAGGCACTCCCCGCCCCCCTTCCTCCCCTCGAGGTCTCCCGCCTGGAGGAGGTGCGGGGAGCCCTCCACCTCGGCATCCGCGACTACCTCACAAAGACCGGATTCGATCGGGTACACCTGGGTCTTTCCGGAGGGATAGACTCCGCCCTCGTGGCCACCCTGGCGGTGGAGGCCCTCGGTCCGGAGCGCGTGTCTGCCTTTCTCATGCCCTCGCAATTCTCCTCGGAAGGCAGTGTCCACGATGCCATGGCCCTCGCCGGGAATCTCGGCATCCAGGCGCACACGCTCCCCATCCGGGCTGTCTTCGACACCTTCCTCTCCACCCTGGAACCCGTGTTCCAGGGGCTTCCCTGGGACATCACCGAGGAGAACATCCAGGCCCGCATAAGGGGAACCATCCTCATGGCCTATTCCAACAAGATGCGTTCCCTCGTCCTCACCACCGGAAACAAGTCGGAACTCGCCGTAGGATACTGCACCATCTATGGGGACACCGCGGGCGCCCTTGCGGTGATCGGAGACCTCTTCAAGACCCAGGTATACGCACTCGCCCGACATATCAGGGAGGACACCGGGGTCATCCCTGAAGAGATCCTCACCAAACCCCCCTCCGCCGAGCTCAGACCCAACCAGACCGATCAGGACAGCCTCCCCCCCTACGAGGTCCTCGATCAGATCCTCGAGCTCTACCTCCTCCGGAATCTCACGGCAGAAGATATCATCGCCAGAGGCTTCGATCCCGACCTCGTGCGACACGTACTCCTCATGGTCGTACGGGCAGAACACAAACGACGACAGACCCCCCCCGTGCTGAAGATCTCTCCCCGGGCTTTCGGAACGGGACGAAGGATCCCCATCGCCCGGGCCCCGTACGAGCCCTACTCGTAG
- a CDS encoding diaminopimelate decarboxylase family protein, with translation MQKVLPFSKDQMERLIEEFPTPFHLYDERGIRETARRLYEAFDWVPGGFKNFFAVKALPNPYILKILKEEGMGADCSSLPELVLAEKVGLSGEEIMFTSNNTPYWEYQKAWDLGARINLDDITHISYLEAHVGIPEFICMRYNPGPLKKGNAIIGHPEESKYGFTREQIIEGYRLLKEKGAKRFGLHTMVVSNELNVDYFEDTARLLFSLVAEVKEEVGVDIEFINMGGGIGIPYRPDQEAVDLYELSRRIKAAYDEMIVRRGLYPARIVMENGRMVTGPHGFLITRAIHRKHTYKRFIGVDACMANLMRPGMYGAYHHITVLGKEDVPPSDVYDVVGSLCENIDKFAIDRALPPIEPGDIIVIHDTGAHGHAMGFNYNGKLRSAEILLREDGSAVCIRRAETVDDYFATLDFSGLDDF, from the coding sequence ATGCAGAAAGTGCTCCCTTTTTCGAAGGACCAGATGGAACGGCTGATAGAGGAATTCCCTACTCCCTTTCATCTTTACGACGAAAGGGGTATCAGGGAGACGGCGCGAAGGCTCTACGAGGCCTTCGATTGGGTTCCCGGCGGATTCAAGAACTTTTTTGCGGTGAAAGCCCTTCCCAACCCCTATATACTCAAGATCCTCAAGGAGGAGGGGATGGGTGCGGATTGCAGTTCTCTGCCCGAACTGGTCCTCGCTGAGAAGGTGGGGCTCTCGGGTGAGGAGATCATGTTCACTTCGAACAATACGCCGTATTGGGAATACCAAAAGGCGTGGGATCTGGGGGCCCGTATCAATCTCGACGATATCACCCACATCTCCTATCTCGAAGCACATGTGGGAATACCCGAATTCATATGCATGCGTTACAACCCGGGGCCACTCAAGAAGGGGAATGCCATCATCGGGCATCCTGAGGAGTCCAAGTACGGGTTCACGCGGGAGCAGATCATAGAGGGATATCGTCTCCTCAAGGAGAAGGGGGCGAAACGGTTCGGCCTCCATACCATGGTGGTGTCGAACGAGCTCAATGTGGACTATTTCGAGGACACCGCACGGCTCCTCTTCTCCCTCGTCGCGGAGGTGAAGGAGGAGGTGGGAGTCGATATAGAGTTCATCAACATGGGGGGAGGTATCGGTATACCCTACAGGCCGGATCAGGAAGCGGTGGATCTCTACGAGCTTTCTCGGAGGATCAAGGCCGCCTATGACGAGATGATCGTGAGGAGAGGCCTCTACCCTGCACGAATCGTGATGGAGAACGGGAGGATGGTGACGGGCCCCCACGGGTTTCTGATCACGCGGGCGATCCACAGGAAGCATACCTACAAGCGCTTCATCGGTGTGGATGCGTGCATGGCGAACCTCATGAGACCGGGGATGTACGGTGCCTACCACCACATCACGGTCCTCGGAAAGGAAGACGTTCCGCCTTCGGACGTCTACGACGTGGTGGGAAGTCTCTGCGAGAACATCGACAAGTTCGCCATCGACAGAGCGCTCCCTCCGATCGAGCCTGGAGACATCATCGTCATCCATGATACGGGTGCCCACGGCCATGCCATGGGTTTCAATTACAACGGGAAACTCCGCTCCGCCGAGATTCTCCTGAGAGAGGATGGATCGGCGGTATGCATCCGGAGGGCCGAGACGGTCGACGATTATTTCGCAACGCTTGATTTCTCCGGACTCGATGATTTCTAG
- a CDS encoding cation:dicarboxylate symporter family transporter: MKIWLKILLAVLLGGVLGLLLPLDDTTGEILSFVRDVVVGLGRLFLLPLVATGVIIGTYELKREGRIGEILGRLFLVVCAVDIGVVFLALLSSGFLPLERIPILVEEVEPVEIPDIRSLLLSLVPMNFFEIFLSSGSFLLPVVLVGFSLGSIIPLDSYLTDPFVDVVDAANRVFYLVNAFVVEILPFGFVGVVAHFLYSLRGETDLSLYGNLLGMIGIFGGILFLLLVLVSVVWIRRGTGRWSLHHLPALFLGLFPGDGYFPLGFLIRLGKENGGVPRKVGALAYPVGILFARAGSAGVVLISFTVLLSSYSSLGLSPLDYLWLAGMGLLFLPLFGALPGSAVMVGLVMLSRLYGRGLDEAYLIFRPVFPLLVSMGTLLDVLCVSFLGETVAGLMGEREPIPPERHI, translated from the coding sequence ATGAAGATCTGGCTCAAGATCCTGCTTGCCGTCCTTCTCGGCGGCGTGCTCGGTCTGCTCCTTCCCCTCGACGATACGACAGGGGAGATCCTCTCGTTCGTACGTGATGTGGTGGTGGGACTGGGGAGGCTCTTCCTCCTTCCCCTCGTGGCCACGGGGGTGATCATCGGAACCTATGAGCTGAAACGGGAGGGGCGTATCGGAGAGATCCTGGGTCGCCTCTTCCTCGTAGTGTGTGCGGTGGATATAGGGGTCGTGTTCCTCGCCCTCCTTTCCTCGGGGTTCCTCCCCCTGGAGCGGATCCCCATACTCGTTGAAGAAGTGGAGCCGGTGGAGATTCCCGATATACGGAGTCTCCTCCTTTCCCTCGTTCCCATGAACTTCTTTGAGATCTTTCTCTCCTCCGGCTCCTTCCTCCTCCCGGTGGTGCTGGTGGGGTTTTCCTTGGGGAGCATCATCCCCCTCGACTCGTATCTCACGGATCCGTTCGTGGATGTGGTGGATGCCGCCAACAGGGTGTTCTATCTCGTGAATGCCTTCGTGGTGGAGATCCTTCCCTTCGGTTTCGTCGGCGTGGTCGCACACTTCCTCTATTCGTTGAGGGGGGAGACCGATCTCAGCCTCTACGGCAATCTCCTGGGAATGATAGGGATCTTCGGGGGAATCCTGTTTCTCTTGCTCGTGCTGGTGAGCGTAGTGTGGATCCGTCGAGGTACCGGAAGATGGTCCCTCCACCACCTTCCTGCACTTTTCCTGGGGCTTTTCCCCGGTGACGGCTACTTTCCTCTGGGTTTCCTCATCAGACTCGGAAAGGAGAACGGGGGGGTTCCCCGGAAGGTGGGAGCTCTTGCCTATCCGGTGGGCATCCTGTTCGCGAGGGCGGGAAGTGCGGGGGTGGTGCTCATCTCGTTCACGGTGCTCCTCTCGTCCTATTCCAGTCTGGGGCTTTCTCCCCTCGATTATCTCTGGCTCGCGGGGATGGGCCTCCTCTTCCTCCCTCTGTTCGGTGCACTCCCCGGGTCTGCGGTGATGGTTGGGCTCGTGATGCTCTCTCGCCTGTATGGCAGGGGATTGGACGAGGCCTATCTGATCTTCCGGCCTGTCTTTCCTCTCCTCGTGAGCATGGGCACCCTTCTGGATGTCCTTTGCGTGAGCTTTCTGGGTGAGACCGTGGCAGGTCTCATGGGTGAGCGGGAGCCGATACCGCCGGAGCGTCACATATAG
- a CDS encoding bifunctional nuclease family protein has product MNEVKFLEAEVWTVARTEGGNAVLVRPKGSEKVVPIFIGQLEAQSILIGLGNVPMPRPLTHDLILSLFRELGVELLKVEICDLREATFYARLVLSHEGKTLVIDSRPSDALALAVRVHCPVYVADFVVQETAISVQIVGEEEEQAPDPRQLEVSRLEEELKKAIENERYEEAARIRDRLRELKNSQ; this is encoded by the coding sequence ATGAACGAAGTGAAGTTTCTCGAAGCGGAGGTCTGGACCGTCGCGCGGACAGAGGGGGGGAATGCGGTCCTTGTTCGTCCCAAGGGTTCGGAGAAGGTGGTCCCCATCTTCATCGGGCAGCTCGAGGCCCAGTCCATCCTCATCGGTCTCGGAAACGTGCCGATGCCCCGTCCGCTCACCCATGATCTCATACTCAGCCTCTTCAGGGAGCTGGGAGTGGAGCTTCTGAAGGTGGAGATCTGTGACCTCAGGGAAGCGACATTCTATGCGCGTCTCGTCCTCTCCCATGAAGGGAAAACCCTTGTCATCGATTCCCGGCCTTCCGACGCCCTCGCTTTGGCGGTGAGGGTGCATTGCCCGGTATACGTCGCGGATTTCGTGGTGCAGGAGACGGCGATCTCGGTCCAGATCGTGGGGGAAGAGGAGGAACAGGCACCGGATCCCAGGCAGCTCGAGGTGTCGCGTCTCGAGGAGGAGCTCAAGAAGGCCATAGAGAACGAACGGTATGAGGAAGCTGCGCGTATCCGTGACAGGTTGAGGGAGTTGAAGAATTCACAGTGA